The following proteins come from a genomic window of Chloroflexota bacterium:
- a CDS encoding thiamine pyrophosphate-binding protein codes for MNTGDLLAELLIAHGVEFVFGAIGGQGYPLNDALHRRRGRARHIAVRDERSSAYAADGYARVSGKVGVCDAAFGVGVLKLPSGMAEAYNSSIPLLGILSNAPRDWMVWNERGCTAQGVEQVSPFTPITKGACRVATQESLPDTVRYSFQLASAGRPGPVVFDIPADVFKEDWDESAADMVSSPRAGSFPAWRAHPDPADVADAARVLESAERPVLVAGGGVAISQAWEALRTLAERLHMPVATTISGKGVFPDEHPLAIGVMGGQYGSEAANHVVAAADVVVLVGMKSSQQVTSAWTQPARTQHIVHVDIDPAEIGKIYQVEAGMVADARAGLEALAIACADVQPERSAWLAQVAGFKAQWQSEIGAEMNDTATPIRPQHLMAQIQERLKPEDIVVSDASFSVGWVGSYLRTLRGGQRFLFPRGLATMGFGVPAAIGARFAQPEGKVVVVVGDGSVTYAIGELAVLAKYGLDITVVVLNNSCLGYSKISEMLNYSGDYEEVDFPDTEYALIARGFGCEGLSVRDPAELVPALEAAFSANGPVLLDVRVDPWQTPELDLRRRLAAIK; via the coding sequence ATGAACACCGGAGACCTCTTGGCTGAGTTGCTGATCGCCCACGGCGTGGAATTCGTCTTTGGCGCCATCGGAGGTCAAGGCTATCCGCTCAATGATGCGCTGCACCGCCGCAGGGGCAGGGCGCGGCACATTGCCGTGCGCGACGAGCGCTCCAGCGCCTATGCGGCTGACGGCTATGCGCGCGTGAGCGGCAAAGTGGGTGTCTGCGACGCTGCCTTTGGCGTGGGCGTGCTCAAGCTGCCGTCCGGCATGGCTGAGGCCTATAACTCCTCGATTCCCCTACTGGGGATTCTGAGCAATGCGCCGCGCGATTGGATGGTGTGGAATGAGCGCGGCTGCACGGCGCAGGGCGTGGAGCAGGTCTCTCCCTTCACGCCGATCACGAAAGGTGCTTGTCGCGTAGCCACTCAGGAATCGTTGCCCGATACGGTACGCTACAGTTTCCAACTCGCCTCTGCAGGCAGACCGGGACCGGTAGTGTTCGATATTCCGGCGGACGTATTCAAAGAGGATTGGGATGAAAGCGCGGCGGACATGGTTAGCAGTCCACGCGCCGGCAGCTTTCCCGCGTGGCGCGCGCATCCTGATCCGGCGGACGTAGCTGACGCGGCGCGTGTGCTCGAGAGCGCTGAACGCCCCGTGCTGGTAGCAGGCGGCGGTGTGGCGATATCCCAAGCGTGGGAAGCCCTGCGCACTCTTGCCGAGCGTCTTCATATGCCGGTTGCGACAACGATCTCCGGCAAGGGTGTCTTTCCTGACGAGCATCCACTCGCCATTGGCGTCATGGGAGGGCAGTACGGCTCAGAGGCTGCTAACCACGTGGTCGCTGCCGCCGACGTGGTCGTTCTCGTGGGTATGAAGTCATCTCAGCAGGTGACGTCGGCGTGGACACAGCCCGCGCGGACGCAACACATCGTGCACGTAGACATCGACCCGGCTGAAATTGGAAAGATCTATCAGGTCGAAGCGGGCATGGTGGCCGATGCCCGCGCCGGTCTGGAAGCGCTGGCGATTGCATGCGCAGACGTGCAGCCGGAGCGAAGCGCATGGCTCGCCCAGGTGGCTGGATTTAAGGCGCAATGGCAGAGCGAAATTGGTGCGGAAATGAACGATACGGCGACGCCGATTCGACCCCAGCACCTCATGGCACAGATTCAGGAGCGGCTCAAGCCGGAGGATATCGTGGTCTCCGATGCCAGTTTTTCCGTGGGGTGGGTCGGCTCGTATCTGCGCACGCTTCGCGGTGGGCAGCGCTTCTTGTTCCCGCGCGGTCTGGCGACGATGGGGTTCGGCGTACCGGCAGCGATTGGCGCGCGTTTTGCGCAGCCGGAGGGCAAGGTGGTGGTTGTGGTCGGCGACGGCAGCGTCACCTATGCTATCGGCGAGTTGGCCGTGCTTGCCAAATACGGGCTGGACATAACCGTGGTGGTGTTGAACAACAGCTGCCTCGGCTACAGCAAGATCTCGGAAATGCTGAACTACAGCGGCGACTATGAAGAAGTAGATTTCCCGGATACCGAATATGCCCTGATTGCACGGGGCTTTGGTTGTGAGGGCTTGAGTGTGAGAGACCCAGCAGAGCTTGTGCCGGCATTGGAAGCGGCGTTTTCGGCTAATGGTCCGGTGCTGCTGGACGTGCGTGTCGATCCTTGGCAGACGCCTGAGCTCGATCTGCGCCGGCGTTTGGCGGCAATAAAATAA
- the galE gene encoding UDP-glucose 4-epimerase GalE produces the protein MKVFVTGGAGYIGSVVTELLLDNGHDVTVFDSLETGHRAAVDRRAELVCGDTGDAAILRDVMLAAAPDVVVHMAAYIQMGESMHDPGKYFRNNAANTLHVLDAMVAAKASHIVFSSTAGVYGTPESLPIEEDHPIDPLNPYSESKRQVESIIQWYAQAYGITGTVFRFFNAAGATARCGEDHRPESHLIPIVLQVAQGARAHLDLFGTDYATHDGTASRDYIHVRDLAQAHLLAIEKMDSVPRHEASLRGNVRDGTENDKEKLGVDGQEIGNEIGTTKIDGEGGRNGGVGVTVYNIGSEQGATNLEVIETARRITGRPIPVRECPRRAGDAAASLASAAKIRRELGWEPIYSDLETIISSAWDWLQRHPRGYGSAPSTLEEG, from the coding sequence GTGAAAGTCTTTGTTACGGGAGGCGCAGGGTACATTGGCAGCGTCGTCACCGAGTTGTTGCTGGATAACGGTCATGATGTCACCGTTTTCGATAGCTTAGAGACCGGCCATCGCGCAGCGGTTGATCGGCGGGCGGAGCTCGTCTGCGGTGATACCGGGGACGCTGCGATATTGCGCGATGTCATGCTCGCTGCGGCACCAGATGTCGTCGTGCACATGGCGGCCTACATCCAGATGGGCGAATCGATGCACGACCCCGGCAAGTACTTCCGCAATAATGCTGCCAACACCCTGCATGTCCTGGATGCCATGGTTGCGGCAAAGGCTTCCCACATCGTGTTCTCGTCAACCGCCGGCGTCTACGGCACGCCGGAATCACTGCCGATAGAAGAGGACCATCCGATTGACCCGCTTAATCCTTACAGTGAGAGCAAGCGCCAGGTGGAGAGCATCATCCAGTGGTACGCGCAGGCGTACGGGATAACGGGCACTGTGTTCCGTTTTTTTAATGCGGCGGGCGCTACCGCCAGGTGCGGAGAAGACCATCGACCGGAAAGCCATCTCATCCCCATCGTGCTTCAGGTGGCGCAGGGAGCGCGGGCGCATCTGGATCTCTTTGGCACCGACTACGCGACCCACGACGGTACGGCGAGCCGCGACTACATTCACGTGCGCGATTTGGCGCAGGCGCATTTGCTGGCAATCGAGAAGATGGATTCCGTGCCCCGGCACGAAGCGAGCTTGCGCGGGAATGTCCGAGATGGGACTGAGAATGACAAGGAAAAGCTTGGTGTCGATGGGCAAGAAATCGGGAATGAAATTGGTACGACCAAGATTGATGGAGAGGGTGGCAGGAACGGTGGAGTTGGTGTGACGGTTTACAATATTGGCAGCGAACAGGGCGCGACCAATCTGGAAGTCATCGAGACTGCGCGGCGCATCACCGGTCGACCCATTCCCGTGCGGGAGTGTCCCCGCCGCGCCGGCGACGCTGCGGCATCGTTGGCAAGCGCAGCCAAAATTCGCCGCGAACTCGGCTGGGAACCGATTTACTCGGATCTGGAGACGATCATCAGCAGTGCGTGGGACTGGCTGCAGCGGCATCCACGCGGCTACGGCTCTGCCCCCTCTACTCTGGAAGAAGGCTAG
- the dgoD gene encoding galactonate dehydratase codes for MKITAVNALPIDRYLFVQIETDAGITGLGESGTWGHLEASQAALEKFAHYLVGEDPGRIEHHWNVMYRTAHFRGSAIMGALSAIDIALWDIKGKALGVPVYDLLGGKCRDKARVYYHVYGRTIAEQVQGCVEAREKGFTAVGHLNPLLDEGRDVPFFKTHAARIGEAADHVRQYREAVGTDVDLCIEIHRQLTPAEAVVLARSIEQYHPYFYEDPTLPDSFDAMAQIADKIGIPIATGERLHTLHEFQMLLTRGAVQYVRPDVCLVGGISGTKKIAALAEAHYVGVVPHNPLSPVSTAACLQVAACIPNFAIQEYPIGEDRPPKSDIVQTAARCEQGFLIIPDAPGIGIELMPDAAAKHPPVPRPTGARLHVDGSVVDQ; via the coding sequence ATGAAGATTACTGCCGTCAACGCGTTACCTATAGACCGCTATCTCTTTGTCCAGATCGAGACTGACGCCGGCATCACGGGGCTAGGGGAGTCCGGCACATGGGGCCACCTGGAAGCCTCACAAGCCGCCTTGGAAAAGTTCGCGCATTACCTCGTGGGTGAAGATCCCGGCCGCATCGAGCACCACTGGAACGTGATGTATCGCACCGCCCACTTCCGGGGTTCGGCGATCATGGGCGCGCTTTCCGCAATTGATATTGCGCTCTGGGACATCAAGGGCAAGGCACTCGGCGTGCCGGTCTACGATCTGCTGGGAGGCAAGTGCCGCGACAAGGCACGAGTCTACTATCACGTCTACGGCCGCACCATCGCAGAGCAAGTGCAGGGCTGCGTCGAGGCTCGCGAAAAGGGCTTCACCGCCGTCGGCCATCTGAATCCCTTGCTCGATGAGGGTCGCGACGTGCCCTTCTTCAAGACCCATGCCGCCCGCATTGGCGAAGCCGCCGATCACGTACGCCAGTACCGCGAGGCGGTGGGCACGGACGTTGACCTCTGCATCGAAATCCACCGGCAATTGACGCCCGCCGAAGCAGTGGTGCTAGCGCGCAGCATCGAGCAATATCACCCCTACTTCTACGAAGACCCCACGCTGCCCGACAGCTTCGACGCTATGGCGCAGATTGCGGACAAGATCGGCATCCCCATTGCCACCGGCGAGCGGCTGCACACGCTCCACGAATTTCAGATGCTGCTCACGCGGGGAGCCGTGCAGTACGTGCGGCCGGACGTCTGCCTGGTCGGCGGCATATCAGGCACCAAGAAGATTGCGGCGCTGGCGGAAGCGCATTACGTCGGCGTGGTGCCCCACAACCCGCTGTCGCCGGTGAGCACCGCCGCCTGCTTGCAGGTCGCCGCTTGCATTCCCAACTTCGCCATCCAGGAGTACCCCATTGGCGAAGACCGGCCGCCGAAGAGCGACATCGTGCAGACGGCCGCCCGGTGCGAGCAGGGCTTTCTCATCATCCCGGATGCGCCGGGCATTGGCATCGAACTGATGCCCGATGCCGCTGCAAAGCACCCGCCCGTGCCGCGTCCAACGGGCGCCCGCCTGCACGTAGACGGCAGCGTAGTGGACCAGTAG
- a CDS encoding PHP domain-containing protein: protein MRVDLHTHTEYSSDSELALEDAVAGWQREGIDCVAVTDHNTIAGALALREWAPLRVIVGSEVRTCEGEIIGLFLHEEIARGLTPEETIRHIRDQQGLVMIPHPFDRFRRSRLSEEALLRILPQVDIIEVFNARTAFERDNRRADLLAAEQGLVPVVGSDSHTAHELGRSYVEMADFDSPQTFLDSLRSGRLIKRQSSWFVHAFTRWAKLRSRLR, encoded by the coding sequence GTGCGAGTCGATTTGCATACTCATACTGAATATTCGTCGGACTCAGAACTCGCGTTGGAAGACGCCGTCGCAGGCTGGCAGCGCGAGGGTATCGACTGCGTGGCGGTTACGGACCACAACACCATCGCCGGTGCACTCGCTCTGCGGGAATGGGCGCCGCTGCGGGTGATTGTGGGCAGCGAGGTGAGGACGTGCGAAGGCGAGATCATCGGCCTCTTCCTTCACGAGGAAATCGCGCGCGGTCTCACGCCGGAGGAGACCATCCGGCACATTCGCGACCAGCAGGGTCTGGTGATGATCCCGCATCCATTTGACCGCTTTCGCCGGTCGCGCCTCTCAGAAGAGGCGCTGCTGAGAATCCTGCCACAAGTGGACATAATTGAAGTGTTCAATGCGCGCACGGCTTTCGAGCGTGACAACCGGCGCGCGGACCTGCTAGCCGCAGAGCAAGGCCTCGTCCCGGTGGTCGGGAGCGATTCCCACACAGCCCACGAGCTGGGGCGCTCTTACGTCGAGATGGCGGACTTCGATTCGCCGCAGACGTTTCTCGATTCCCTGCGGTCAGGCCGCCTCATTAAACGGCAGAGTTCCTGGTTCGTCCACGCCTTCACCCGCTGGGCGAAACTGCGCTCGCGGCTGCGTTAA